One window from the genome of Sardina pilchardus chromosome 12, fSarPil1.1, whole genome shotgun sequence encodes:
- the gpr176 gene encoding G-protein coupled receptor 176, translating to MDVDNFGRWDASGENGTANLTASANTQIKVSNTSFQMEEIHSTEVTRLENRYFIQEQTYRDFTTTVQILILIGSLLGHAAVLWCTCYTNVFKSVTGRFIKNLACAGICATLVCVPFDLVLGSSPLCCWWLRVLFFCKAVRFLQRLFCSVTVLSFTAIALDRYYSVLYPLERKISDAKSRDLVIYIWVHAVVASVPVLVVTDVTDIYATSSCLAGPSHSLGHLVYVVAYNVTTVIAPLAAVFLAMVLIRRALSASQKKKVIIAALRTPQNCIAIPYVSQREAELHATLLAAVLAFTLSAVPYAALVGYQVLVLGAQAAAAAGAGASEGGVGGAGGPAVPAALWLTAAWVPKLSLLTNPLLLLTVNRSARHCLADLLARAHRRCSRRNAVSTAGLGEAGGAGGGGGGGGGAGLGGEAAARSGSQLLEMFNIGQQQIFRPSEEEEEDEEEEEEDEEDARREIPSVGSGGFQHRFDETAAAAAAMHQHHQLHAAAGAREAGLPLPKSSPVQHSCAYSSSQVAPATPTDPEEATQFGFGPFELPPQWLPETRNSKRRLLPPLGNTPEELIQTKQPRARPERRISRNNKVSTFPVVDP from the exons ATGGACGTGGACAACTTTGGAAGATGGGATGCATCTGGCGAAAATGGGACGGCCAACCTCACCGCTTCAGCCAATACCCAGATAAAAGTATCAAACACCTCGTTCCAGATGGAGGAAATACATTCAACTGAGGTGACACGTTTGGAGAACCGTTACTTCATTCAAGAACAAACCTACCGAGACTTCACCACTACCGTACAGATTCTTATCCTTATCGGGTCTCTACTGG GCCACGCTGCAGTGCTGTGGTGCACCTGCTACACCAACGTCTTCAAGTCCGTCACCGGGCGCTTCATCAAGAACCTGGCGTGCGCGGGCATCTGCGCCACTCTGGTGTGCGTGCCCTTTGACCTGGTGCTGGGCAGCAGCCCGCTCTGCTGCTGGTGGCTCCGCGTGCTCTTCTTCTGCAAGGCCGTCCGCTTCCTGCAGCGCCTCTTCTGCTCCGTCACCGTGCTCAGCTTCACCGCCATCGCGCTGGACAG ATACTACTCTGTGTTGTACCCTTTGGAGCGGAAGATATCTGATGCCAAGTCCAGAGATCTGGTCATCTACATCTGGGTGCACGCCGTGGTGGCGAGCGTGCCCGTGCTGGTCGTCACCGACGTCACCGACATCTACGCCACGTCGTCGTGCCTGGCCGGGCCGAGCCACTCGCTGGGCCACCTGGTGTACGTGGTGGCGTACAACGTGACCACGGTGATCGCGCCGCTGGCGGCCGTCTTCCTGGCCATGGTGCTGATCCGCCGGGCGCTGAGCGCCAGCCAGAAGAAGAAGGTGATCATCGCGGCGCTGCGCACGCCGCAGAACTGCATCGCCATCCCGTACGTGTCGCAGCGCGAGGCCGAGCTCCACGCCACGCTGCTGGCCGCCGTGCTGGCCTTCACGCTCTCCGCCGTGCCCTACGCCGCGCTGGTGGGCTACcaggtgctggtgctgggcgcccaggcggcggcggcggcaggcgCGGGCGCGAGCGAGGGTGGCGTCGGTGGCGCCGGTGGCCCGGCGGTGCCCGCGGCTCTGTGGCTCACGGCCGCCTGGGTGCCCAAGCTGTCGCTGCTGACCAACCCGCTGCTCCTGCTCACCGTCAACCGCTCGGCGCGACACTGCCTGGCCGACCTGCTGGCCCGGGCACACCGCCGCTGCAGCCGGCGCAACGCCGTGAGCACCGCCGGACTCGGGGAGGCGGGCGGCGCGGGCGGCGGCGGAGGGGGCGGAGGTGGCGCGGGGCTGGGCGGCGAGGCGGCCGCTCGCTCGGGCAGCCAGCTGCTGGAGATGTTCAACATCGGCCAGCAGCAGATCTTCAGGCCcagcgaggaggaagaggaggacgaggaggaggaagaggaggacgaggaagacgCCAGGCGCGAGATCCCGTCTGTCGGCTCGGGAGGGTTCCAGCACCGATTCGAtgagacggcggcggcggcagcggcgatG caccagcaccaccagctccaCGCCGCCGCAGGGGCGCGAGAGGCCGGCCTGCCCCTGCCCAAGTCCTCCCCCGTCCAGCACTCGTGCGCCTACTCCTCCTCCCAGGTGgcccccgccacccccaccgACCCGGAGGAGGCCACCCAGTTCGGGTTCGGGCCGTTCGAGCTGCCGCCGCAGTGGCTGCCTGAGACGCGGAACAGCAAGCGCCGGCTCCTGCCCCCGCTGGGGAACACGCCGGAAGAACTCATCCAGACCAAGCAGCCGCGCGCGCGACCGGAGCGCCGCATCAGCCGCAACAACAAAGTCAGCACTTTCCCCGTCGTGGACCCCTGA